The Lepeophtheirus salmonis mitochondrion, complete genome genome contains the following window.
AAGCAAGTGCCCTTTATTAAATAAAAATCACCTAGAAGTAAACAAAGGGGGAAGAGCTAACAAGTATAAACTACTAAGGTGGGGTAAAAAAAAAATGAGTACAAGAGTTACTAAAATAGTTCTCACAGAGTATAAAAACAATAGCTGTTAGCTTAAAAGATAATCTAATAAAGATGTTAAATTTTTACTTTAATTATGGAAGATCCTCTTTTAACTCTCTAATTATTTAAGGTCTTGCATTAGACGTTTCACTGTTAATGAAAAGAAGAGTTTCTCTAAATATTCAGTTAGTATAAGAATTACACTTAATTTCCAATTAAGAGATTTAAAAGTTAAACTGACTATTAATCATAGTAAATTTTATATTTCACTTACAATGAAAAGGTGCCAACGGCTGATTAATTCTTATCGAGTTTCCATTAATTAAGTAGTTTAATAAAAACCTTAAATTGTAAATTTAAAATTAGATTTTCTCTTAATTAAACCTTAAGGGGTGCCAATGAATTCTTTATTTTCTAGATTTGATGCTAACGGATTGACAAACTGATACTTACCCTCTTTAGCAAGAGGTTTATTAATATTCCCTGGGTATTGATTAGTGGGTAATACATTAGGTTCTGTGTGAAGAGGGATTTTTAGAGCTATTCATTCCGACGTAAAAATTTTATTTAGTGAAGGCGGAGGGTTTATGCTTATGAGACTATTTTTAAGAATTCTAAGAATGAATTTTCTAGGGCTTTTCCCGTATATTTTTACTAGAAGTAGACACATTTGTGTTAGACTAGGGATAGGGTTGCCTTTATGATTAGGTAGACAAATAGTTTGTTGAGTGTACAGGAGAGAGCAAAGGTTTGCCCATTTAGTTCCAGAGGGGGCTCCCAGAGGTTTAATCCCTCTTTTGGTTTTAATTGAAAGAATTAGAAGGTTAATCCGACCTTTGACCCTAAGGGTTCGGCTTATAGCCAATATAATTGCAGGACATCTACTACTAATTTTACTTGGAAGGAATGCTAGAGTAGGTTTCCCTCTTAGAATCCTATTAACTATGTTAGGATTATTATTCTTAGTGCTACTAGAACTAGGGGTGAGTCTAATTCAGAGATACGTTTTTATACTATTAAGCTCTTTATATGTCAGAGAAACTCTTCACTAATACATTTTGTTACTGTCCTAGTTTCGACCTAGGCTTAGGTTTTAACCAGCAAAATAATCTAATTATTTATATTTGTGTTATACGGGCAGTTATTACGCCTGTCAAATGACTTCAAACTAATAAAAGTTTAGCTCACAATCCGTCTGAGTAAGGTAAGGACAATCCTACTCCGAAGTATAAGACAGTAAAAACTTGGCCTAGGAAAATATAGTTTCCCTCTACAGGTTTTGCTCCGATCCAGGTTAAAAGAAAAAAAATTCCGATAAAAGCTCAAAACATAAGTATTTTCGAGGGGTTAAATGTAGCAGGTACGGCGGTTCTTTTATCCCCTAGTAAAAATGGAAAAAAAAACAAAATTCTTACAGACAAAGCTAAAGCCACTACCCCCCCCAGCTTATTTGGAATAGATCGCAAAATAGCATAAGCAAACAAAAAATACCATTCAGGTTGAATGTGAGCAGGGGTCACCAAAGGATTGGCTGGAATAAAGTTTTCAGGGTCTGCCAACAATCAAGGAGAGTAAGAAACTAAGGCTCCTATGAGACAAAAAATAAGACCGAAGCCAAAAGCGTCTTTAAAGGTATAGTAAGGATCAAAAGGAATCTTATAGTAGTTTCCTGGGACCCCCAACGGGTTTGAAGATCCCGTTGAATGGAGGAAAATTGTATGAGCTATAACCCCAACTGTAGACAAAAGAGGAATGAGGTAATGAAGAGCAAAGAACCGGCTTAAAGTAGCTTTGTCTACCCTAAAACCTCCCCAGAGTCAAATTACAATTTCGTCCCCAATGCCAGGGATAACAGAAAATAGATTTGTAATAACCGTAGCCCCCCAGAAAGATATCTGGCCCCAGGGGAGAACATAACCCAAAAAAGCTCTGGCTATGATTAGGATTAAAATCGTAGAGCCTACAATTCAAACAGGAGTAAGCTTATATGAAGAGTAATAAAGGCCCCGGCCTGTATGAATATATAAGCACATGAAAAATAACCTCGCAGTGTTGCTATGAATAGCTCGAATCCCCCACCCATAATTAACATCTCGTATGATATGGTCTACGGATAAAAACGCTGTAGAAATCTCTCTTGAATAATGTATAGCCAAAAAAATTCCGGTCATAATCTGGGTAATAAGGCATAGCCCAAGTAAAGACCCAAAGTTCCACCCCGACGAAATATTGACTGGGGTCGGAAGCGTTAGAAGAGGGTTATAGATAGAAAGAGTTTTATAAGAATTCATAAATGGAGCTTTCTGGCAGAAAAAGTGCGTTAATTTTAGAAATTAAGTATAAGAGATTCTTGTAAGCTATGATATACTACTTAATAGTATTTATTAAATTCAT
Protein-coding sequences here:
- the CYTB gene encoding cytochrome b is translated as MNSYKTLSIYNPLLTLPTPVNISSGWNFGSLLGLCLITQIMTGIFLAMHYSSEISTAFLSVDHIMRDVNYGWGIRAIHSNTASLFFMCLYIHTGRGLYYSSYKLTPVWIVGSTILILIMASAFLGYVLPWGQMSFWGATVITNLFSVIPGIGDEIVIWLWGGFSVDKATLSRFFALHYLIPLLSTVGVMAHTIFLHSTGSSNPLGVPGNYYKIPFDPYYTFKDAFGFGLIFCLMGALVSYSPWLLADPENFIPANPLVTPAHIQPEWYFLFAYAILRSIPNKLGGVVALALSVSILFFFPFLLGDKSTAVPATFNPSKMLMFWAFIGIFFLLTWIGAKPVEGNYIFLGQVFTVLYFGVGLSLPYSDGLWAKLLLVWSHLTGVMTARMTQM
- the ATP6 gene encoding ATP synthase F0 subunit 6 is translated as MNSLFSSFDANGLTNWYLPSLASGLLMFPGYWLVGNTLGSVWSGIFSAIHSDVKILFSEGGGFMLMSLFLSILSMNFLGLFPYIFTSSSHICVSLGMGLPLWLGSQMVCWVYSSEQSFAHLVPEGAPSGLIPLLVLIESISSLIRPLTLSVRLMANMIAGHLLLILLGSNASVGFPLSILLTMLGLLFLVLLELGVSLIQSYVFMLLSSLYVSETLH